Proteins found in one Falsirhodobacter algicola genomic segment:
- a CDS encoding SDR family oxidoreductase, whose translation MDLGIAGKRALVCAGSKGLGFGCAEALARAGVALVLNARNAAPLEEAAARLRRHGVEVQTVAADITDPDGQARVLAAAGGVDILVTNAGGPPPGMWSDWDRSDFQKALDANMLTPIALMTALLPGMIDRGWGRVVNITSKSVRAPIAQLGLSNAARSGLTGYVAGTARQVAPHGVTVNNILPGTHATARSDALDQGRAARDGVDIDEARRRGEAAIPTLSYGDPADFGAVCAFLCSQQARFIVGQNILVDGGETNLTM comes from the coding sequence ATGGATCTGGGAATCGCGGGAAAACGGGCGCTGGTCTGCGCCGGATCGAAGGGGCTCGGGTTCGGCTGCGCCGAGGCATTGGCGCGGGCAGGGGTCGCGCTCGTGCTGAATGCCCGCAACGCCGCCCCGCTGGAGGAGGCCGCAGCGCGTCTGCGCCGCCACGGCGTCGAGGTGCAGACCGTCGCCGCCGACATCACCGATCCGGACGGGCAGGCGCGGGTTCTGGCGGCTGCGGGCGGGGTGGATATCCTCGTGACCAATGCCGGCGGGCCGCCTCCGGGCATGTGGTCCGACTGGGACCGGAGCGATTTTCAAAAGGCCCTCGATGCCAATATGCTGACCCCGATCGCGCTGATGACGGCGCTGCTGCCGGGCATGATCGACCGGGGCTGGGGCCGGGTGGTCAACATCACCTCGAAATCGGTGCGCGCGCCGATCGCGCAGCTTGGCCTGTCGAATGCGGCGCGTTCGGGGCTGACGGGTTATGTCGCCGGGACGGCGCGGCAGGTCGCGCCGCATGGGGTGACGGTGAACAACATCCTGCCCGGCACCCATGCCACGGCGCGTTCGGATGCGCTGGATCAGGGGCGCGCGGCCCGCGACGGCGTGGACATCGACGAAGCCCGCCGCCGGGGCGAAGCGGCCATCCCGACCCTTAGCTACGGCGATCCGGCCGATTTCGGGGCGGTCTGCGCGTTCCTCTGCTCGCAGCAGGCGCGGTTCATCGTGGGGCAGAACATCTTGGTCGATGGCGGCGAGACGAACCTGACGATGTGA
- the tatC gene encoding twin-arginine translocase subunit TatC, with the protein MSREETIDDSSAPLVEHLKELRSRVLWSLLAYVAAVCIVFPFARHVFNFLSHPVCDALAQRGQDCGLVMIRLQEGFFVSVNIAFFGGLVLAFPIIGYQMWRFVAPGLYRSEKSAFLPFLLASPIMFLIGAAFSYYIVLPMAFDFFLGFQQGQDAPVPSDVADRAVHAGIVFQGSAQEYLGLTMKFILAFGLCFQLPVLLTLMGKSGLISADALASVRKYALVAILLLSAFATPPDVMSQLILFCAIYPLYEVSIFLIRRIEARREAQLRAEGLWFEDDDTEDSAKK; encoded by the coding sequence ATGAGCCGCGAGGAAACGATCGACGACAGCAGCGCCCCGCTGGTGGAACACCTGAAGGAACTCCGCTCGCGCGTGCTGTGGTCGCTTCTTGCCTATGTGGCGGCGGTCTGCATCGTGTTCCCCTTTGCGCGGCACGTCTTCAACTTCCTGTCGCACCCGGTCTGTGATGCGCTGGCCCAGCGGGGGCAGGATTGCGGGCTGGTTATGATCCGCCTGCAAGAAGGCTTCTTCGTGTCGGTGAACATCGCCTTCTTCGGCGGGCTCGTCCTCGCCTTCCCGATCATCGGCTATCAAATGTGGCGCTTCGTCGCCCCCGGCCTCTACCGGTCCGAGAAAAGCGCCTTCCTGCCGTTCCTCCTCGCATCGCCGATCATGTTCCTGATCGGGGCGGCCTTCAGCTATTACATCGTCCTGCCGATGGCCTTCGATTTCTTCCTCGGCTTCCAGCAGGGGCAGGACGCGCCGGTGCCTTCGGATGTGGCGGACCGCGCGGTGCATGCGGGGATCGTGTTCCAAGGCTCGGCTCAGGAATATCTCGGCCTGACGATGAAGTTCATCCTCGCCTTCGGCCTCTGCTTCCAGCTTCCGGTGCTGCTGACGCTGATGGGCAAATCGGGCCTCATCTCGGCCGACGCGCTCGCCTCGGTGCGCAAATATGCGCTGGTGGCGATCCTGCTGCTGTCGGCCTTCGCCACGCCCCCCGACGTGATGAGCCAGCTGATCCTGTTCTGCGCGATCTATCCGCTCTACGAGGTGTCGATCTTCCTGATCCGCCGGATCGAGGCGCGGCGCGAGGCGCAACTCCGGGCCGAGGGCCTGTGGTTCGAAGATGACGACACCGAGGACAGTGCGAAGAAATGA
- the surE gene encoding 5'/3'-nucleotidase SurE has product MRILITNDDGINAPGLEVLHEIAQDIAGTTGEVWTVAPAFEQSGVGHCVSYTHPMLFSQLGERRFAAEGSPADCVLAAIYEVFGGARPDLILSGVNRGNNSAENVLYSGTIGGAMEGALQGVPAIALSQYMGPGTRALADPFEAARTHGATLVRRLLERGMWDEADYRLFYNINFPPVAAADVQGVRVAAQGYRRDSFFSTEPQISPSGKRFVWIKGGPQGTTAPGTDAAVNLDGYISVTPLRCDLTAHDSLKELEAALA; this is encoded by the coding sequence ATGCGTATTCTGATCACGAACGATGACGGCATCAACGCGCCGGGCCTCGAGGTGCTGCACGAAATCGCGCAGGACATCGCCGGCACCACGGGCGAGGTATGGACCGTCGCCCCCGCGTTCGAGCAGTCGGGCGTCGGGCATTGCGTCAGCTACACGCACCCCATGCTCTTCTCGCAGTTGGGCGAACGGCGTTTCGCGGCCGAAGGCAGCCCCGCCGATTGCGTGTTGGCCGCCATCTACGAGGTGTTCGGCGGCGCGCGTCCGGACCTGATCCTGTCCGGGGTGAACCGCGGCAACAACTCGGCCGAGAATGTGCTCTATTCCGGCACCATCGGCGGGGCGATGGAAGGCGCGCTGCAGGGCGTGCCCGCGATCGCGCTGTCGCAGTATATGGGCCCCGGCACCCGCGCCCTCGCCGACCCGTTCGAAGCGGCGCGCACCCATGGCGCGACCCTCGTGCGCCGGCTTCTGGAGCGTGGGATGTGGGACGAGGCGGATTACCGGCTGTTCTACAACATCAACTTCCCCCCGGTCGCGGCGGCGGATGTCCAAGGTGTGCGCGTGGCCGCCCAAGGCTATCGGCGCGACAGCTTCTTTTCGACCGAGCCGCAGATCTCCCCCTCGGGGAAGCGCTTCGTCTGGATCAAGGGCGGCCCGCAAGGCACCACCGCCCCCGGAACCGACGCGGCCGTGAACCTCGATGGCTACATCTCGGTCACGCCGCTGCGCTGCGATCTGACGGCGCATGACAGCCTGAAGGAGCTGGAGGCCGCGCTTGCATGA
- a CDS encoding bile acid:sodium symporter family protein — protein MKFLARYGIDTYMLLLILTVCLGAVLPVSGVAADVLSTITYCAVALLFFLYGVRLNSSEVIEGMTNWRLQGASFAATFVFLPVLGILIATILSPVLGEPLTIGILFLSILPSTINSSIAFTGMAGGNVSGAICSASMSNLIGVVLTPALAALVLHQGGVSISADAVVKIATQILLPFVLGQILRRWLAPFVLRHKPLTLFVDRGSILLIVYSAFSAGTVAGIWGAIPPLTLVILFAVILGYLVITMRGVILLGRLTLRNERDRAALFFCGSTKSLASGLPIALALFPAEMVSTTVLPLMMYHLTQLFICAVISQRMAARSRAA, from the coding sequence ATGAAATTTCTCGCACGATACGGCATAGATACCTACATGCTGCTGCTGATCCTGACGGTCTGCCTCGGGGCGGTCCTTCCGGTGTCGGGCGTGGCGGCGGATGTGCTGAGCACGATCACCTATTGTGCGGTGGCGCTTCTGTTCTTCCTCTATGGCGTGCGGCTCAACTCCTCCGAGGTGATCGAGGGCATGACGAACTGGCGCCTTCAGGGCGCGAGCTTCGCGGCAACCTTCGTCTTTCTGCCGGTCCTTGGGATTCTGATCGCGACGATCCTGTCGCCGGTGTTGGGCGAGCCGCTGACCATCGGCATCCTGTTCCTGTCGATCCTGCCCTCCACCATCAACTCCTCCATCGCGTTCACGGGGATGGCGGGCGGCAACGTGTCGGGGGCGATCTGCTCGGCGTCGATGTCGAACCTGATCGGGGTCGTGCTGACGCCGGCACTGGCGGCGCTGGTGCTGCATCAGGGCGGCGTGTCGATCAGCGCCGATGCGGTGGTGAAGATCGCAACGCAGATCCTGCTGCCCTTCGTGCTGGGCCAGATCCTGCGCCGCTGGCTCGCGCCCTTCGTGCTGCGTCACAAACCGCTGACGCTCTTCGTCGATCGCGGCTCGATCTTGCTGATCGTCTATTCGGCGTTCAGCGCCGGCACCGTCGCCGGGATCTGGGGCGCCATTCCCCCGCTGACGCTGGTGATCCTGTTCGCGGTGATCCTCGGCTATCTCGTCATCACGATGCGCGGGGTGATCCTGCTGGGGCGCCTGACCTTGCGGAACGAGCGGGACCGCGCCGCCCTCTTCTTCTGCGGATCGACGAAAAGCCTTGCCAGCGGCCTGCCCATCGCCCTTGCCCTCTTCCCGGCCGAGATGGTCAGCACCACCGTCCTGCCGCTGATGATGTATCATCTGACGCAGCTCTTCATCTGCGCGGTGATCTCGCAGCGGATGGCGGCCCGGTCGCGGGCCGCCTGA
- the tatA gene encoding twin-arginine translocase TatA/TatE family subunit → MLNNIGLPGLLLIAVIVLVLFGRGKVSSLMGEVGKGITAFKKGVNDSETEAERQRVDQARDVTPEEAERKKV, encoded by the coding sequence ATGCTTAACAATATCGGCCTGCCGGGCCTTCTTCTGATCGCGGTGATCGTTCTTGTGCTGTTCGGTCGCGGCAAGGTGTCCTCGCTCATGGGCGAGGTGGGCAAAGGCATCACGGCCTTCAAGAAAGGCGTGAACGACAGCGAGACCGAGGCCGAACGCCAGCGGGTCGATCAGGCCCGCGACGTGACGCCCGAAGAGGCCGAGCGCAAGAAAGTCTGA
- a CDS encoding M23 family metallopeptidase, translating to MVISHGRLRAGMVLSGVVLLAACAQGPVDWDLRSGLNTGAAATNAASDRPQPDARGVISYPTYQVAVARQGDTVTSLAQRVGADAGEIARFNAIAPDTVLRGGEVLALPSGAAAQPAVATAPVSGLQTSAIEVTSLDPGSASAPTPTQAPTSTASSGAQPAQHRVQRGETAYSIARTYNISPRVLADWNGLDSNLSLREGQVLLIPVDGAQAPATPASASAATPAPATTPAAAAPAPSSSRLAMPASGSILRPYSKGKNEGIDIGAAAGSPVVAAESGTVAAITRDTDQVPIVVLRHDNNLLTVYAGIDNVTVERGASVSRGQQFATVRNASPAFLHFEVRNGFESVDPAPYLP from the coding sequence ATGGTGATCTCTCATGGGCGGCTGCGCGCCGGAATGGTCCTGTCCGGCGTGGTGCTGCTGGCGGCATGTGCGCAGGGGCCGGTGGACTGGGATCTGCGCTCGGGCCTGAACACGGGCGCGGCGGCGACCAATGCCGCCTCGGACCGGCCGCAGCCGGATGCGCGCGGCGTCATCAGCTATCCGACCTATCAGGTGGCCGTGGCGCGTCAGGGCGATACCGTCACCAGCCTTGCACAGCGCGTCGGCGCCGATGCCGGTGAGATCGCCCGCTTCAACGCCATCGCCCCCGACACCGTTCTGCGCGGCGGCGAGGTTCTGGCCCTGCCGAGCGGCGCGGCCGCGCAGCCCGCCGTCGCGACCGCGCCCGTCTCGGGCCTGCAGACAAGCGCGATCGAGGTAACATCGCTCGATCCCGGCAGCGCGTCCGCACCGACACCGACGCAGGCCCCCACCAGCACCGCCAGCAGCGGCGCGCAACCTGCGCAGCACCGCGTGCAGCGGGGTGAGACGGCCTATTCCATCGCGCGGACCTACAACATCTCGCCGCGCGTGCTGGCGGATTGGAACGGGCTCGATTCGAACCTGTCGCTGCGCGAGGGTCAGGTTCTGCTGATCCCGGTGGATGGGGCGCAGGCCCCGGCCACGCCCGCCTCGGCCTCTGCCGCGACCCCGGCACCGGCCACGACGCCCGCAGCCGCCGCGCCTGCGCCGTCATCCTCGCGGCTTGCGATGCCCGCCAGCGGCAGCATCCTGCGCCCCTATTCCAAGGGCAAGAACGAGGGGATCGACATCGGTGCCGCCGCAGGATCGCCGGTGGTCGCCGCCGAATCCGGCACCGTCGCAGCGATTACGCGCGACACCGATCAAGTGCCGATCGTCGTGCTGCGCCACGACAACAACCTGCTGACGGTCTATGCCGGGATCGACAATGTCACGGTGGAACGCGGCGCATCGGTCAGCCGGGGCCAGCAATTCGCGACGGTGCGCAATGCCAGCCCGGCCTTCCTGCATTTCGAGGTCCGCAACGGCTTCGAAAGCGTCGATCCCGCGCCTTATCTGCCCTGA
- a CDS encoding ATP-binding protein, with translation MTEDLTRIAEALERMSPPAPPRPDLDSADAFIWQTGPDRLHPVARVDRVDLGLLIGVDRARDTLLENTRHFAQGLPANNALLWGARGMGKSSLVKAIHGTLLDEGLPLKLVELSREDLPSVQRLLTHLRASEHRFVLFLDDLSFSHDDQHYKSLKAVLDGGIEGRPQNVVLYATSNRRHLMPRDMIENERSSAISPSEAVEEKVSLSDRFGLWLGFHPCTQDDFLAMIYGYCAAFGIAADDSLRAEAIEWQATRGSRSGRVAWQFFTDLAARRGVRLDQGR, from the coding sequence ATGACTGAAGACCTGACACGGATCGCCGAGGCGCTGGAGCGGATGTCCCCTCCCGCGCCGCCTCGGCCGGATCTGGATTCCGCCGATGCCTTCATCTGGCAGACCGGCCCCGACCGCTTGCATCCGGTGGCGCGCGTGGACCGGGTGGATCTGGGGCTGCTGATCGGTGTGGACCGGGCGCGCGATACCCTGCTGGAGAATACGCGCCATTTTGCCCAAGGCCTGCCCGCCAACAACGCGCTTCTCTGGGGCGCGCGGGGCATGGGGAAATCCTCGCTGGTGAAGGCGATCCACGGCACGCTTCTGGACGAAGGGCTGCCGCTCAAACTCGTGGAGCTCTCGCGCGAGGATCTGCCCAGCGTGCAGCGTCTGCTGACCCATCTGCGCGCGTCCGAACACCGGTTCGTCCTGTTCCTCGACGATCTGTCCTTCAGCCATGACGATCAGCACTATAAATCGCTGAAGGCGGTGCTCGATGGCGGGATCGAGGGGCGGCCGCAGAACGTCGTGCTCTATGCCACCTCGAACCGGCGGCATTTGATGCCGCGCGACATGATCGAGAACGAGCGGTCGAGCGCGATCAGCCCCTCCGAAGCGGTGGAAGAGAAAGTCTCCCTCTCGGACCGGTTCGGGCTGTGGCTGGGCTTCCATCCCTGCACGCAGGACGATTTCCTTGCGATGATCTACGGCTATTGCGCGGCTTTCGGCATCGCGGCGGACGATTCCCTGCGCGCCGAGGCGATCGAGTGGCAGGCGACACGCGGCTCCCGCTCGGGCCGCGTGGCGTGGCAATTCTTCACCGACCTTGCGGCCCGGCGCGGCGTGCGCCTCGATCAGGGCAGATAA
- the tatB gene encoding Sec-independent protein translocase protein TatB codes for MFDIGWSELILIGTIALIVVGPKDLPEMFRQIGRFTAKARSMAREFSRAMEDAAKESGVNDVASDLRKATSARALGLDAVKTAATKFESWDPMRASRTTPAQNVAAAEEVRHSAAAVTAPPPAAEALKAPPVQQPARPRPQPVRRRKVDSATVQRKPVPRKPHPKKTDR; via the coding sequence ATGTTCGACATCGGCTGGAGCGAGCTTATCCTGATCGGGACGATCGCATTGATCGTGGTCGGGCCCAAGGACCTGCCCGAGATGTTCCGCCAGATCGGGCGCTTCACCGCGAAGGCCCGGTCGATGGCCCGCGAATTCTCGCGCGCGATGGAGGATGCGGCCAAGGAAAGCGGCGTGAACGATGTGGCCAGCGATCTGCGCAAGGCGACTTCGGCGCGCGCGCTCGGCCTTGATGCGGTGAAGACCGCCGCGACCAAATTCGAAAGCTGGGATCCGATGCGGGCATCCCGCACGACGCCCGCGCAGAATGTCGCCGCGGCCGAGGAGGTGCGCCATTCCGCCGCCGCCGTGACCGCGCCGCCCCCCGCCGCCGAGGCGCTGAAGGCCCCGCCGGTCCAGCAGCCCGCCCGGCCGCGGCCGCAGCCGGTGCGCCGCCGCAAGGTGGACAGCGCCACGGTGCAGCGCAAGCCCGTTCCCCGAAAACCCCATCCCAAGAAGACCGACAGATGA
- a CDS encoding SDR family oxidoreductase: MKTVLITGATSGFGRDTARRFVAGGWRVIGTGRRQDRLQTLGEELGPQFHGIAFDITDREAMSAALASLPEDLAQIDLLINNAGLALGTTPAPDINLDDWMTMVDTNVKGLIAITQLLLPGLIARKGGIINIASTAGNWPYPGGNVYGATKAFVRQFSLNLRTDLHGTGVRVTVLEPGMAETEFTMVRTKGDAASSDSLYAGANPLTAEDMAETLHWIATQPAHVNINTLEVMPVSQSFAALRVHREG; this comes from the coding sequence ATGAAGACGGTTCTCATCACCGGGGCCACATCCGGGTTCGGGCGCGACACCGCGCGGCGTTTCGTTGCGGGCGGCTGGCGCGTGATCGGCACGGGGCGGCGGCAGGACCGCCTTCAGACCCTGGGCGAAGAGCTTGGGCCCCAGTTCCACGGCATCGCCTTCGACATCACCGACCGCGAGGCCATGTCCGCCGCGCTCGCGAGCCTGCCGGAGGATCTGGCCCAGATCGACCTGCTGATCAACAATGCGGGCCTTGCCTTGGGCACGACGCCCGCGCCGGACATCAATCTCGATGATTGGATGACCATGGTGGACACGAACGTGAAGGGCCTCATCGCCATCACGCAGCTTTTGCTGCCGGGGCTGATCGCGCGGAAGGGCGGGATCATCAACATCGCCTCCACCGCCGGAAACTGGCCCTATCCGGGCGGCAACGTCTATGGCGCGACTAAGGCCTTCGTGCGGCAGTTCAGCCTGAACCTGCGGACCGACCTGCATGGCACCGGCGTGCGCGTAACGGTGCTGGAGCCGGGCATGGCCGAGACCGAGTTCACCATGGTCCGCACCAAGGGCGATGCGGCCAGCAGCGACAGCCTCTATGCCGGGGCGAACCCGCTGACGGCGGAGGACATGGCCGAAACGCTCCACTGGATCGCCACGCAGCCCGCGCATGTGAACATCAACACGCTGGAGGTGATGCCCGTCAGCCAGTCCTTCGCCGCGCTGCGCGTGCACCGCGAGGGCTGA
- a CDS encoding protein-L-isoaspartate(D-aspartate) O-methyltransferase, giving the protein MTGEEDEDPAERQMRFLYALRSHGITDGRVLTAMEKIDRGAFIRGLFAQRAYDDTPLPIACGQTISQPSVVGLMTQALSVNARDKVLEVGTGSGYQAAILSLLARRVYTVDRYRRLVREAEEVFRVLNLSNITTMVGDGSHGLPEQAPFDRILVTAAAEDPPGPLLAQLKIGGIMVVPVGQTDTVQTLIKVTRTEDGFEYDELRSVRFVPLVEGLGAE; this is encoded by the coding sequence ATGACCGGTGAGGAGGACGAAGATCCCGCGGAACGGCAGATGCGCTTTCTCTATGCCCTGCGCTCGCATGGCATAACGGATGGCCGTGTGCTGACGGCGATGGAAAAGATCGACCGCGGCGCCTTCATCCGGGGGCTGTTCGCGCAGCGCGCCTATGACGACACGCCCCTGCCCATCGCCTGCGGTCAGACGATCAGCCAGCCCTCGGTCGTGGGGCTGATGACGCAGGCGCTGTCGGTCAATGCGCGGGACAAGGTCTTGGAGGTGGGGACAGGCTCCGGCTATCAGGCCGCGATCCTCAGCCTTCTGGCGCGGCGGGTCTATACGGTGGACCGCTACCGCCGCCTCGTCCGCGAGGCGGAGGAGGTGTTCCGCGTCCTGAACCTGTCGAACATCACGACGATGGTGGGCGATGGCAGCCACGGCCTGCCCGAACAGGCCCCGTTCGACCGCATTCTTGTGACCGCCGCCGCCGAAGATCCGCCCGGGCCGTTATTGGCACAGTTGAAGATCGGCGGTATCATGGTGGTCCCTGTGGGCCAGACGGATACGGTCCAGACATTGATCAAGGTCACCCGCACCGAAGACGGCTTCGAATATGACGAACTGCGCTCCGTGCGGTTCGTCCCGCTGGTCGAAGGGCTGGGGGCGGAATGA
- a CDS encoding pyrroloquinoline quinone-dependent dehydrogenase gives MTRSILNTGALAALLASTALPLAAQGTDPAPAPEQTAPAEAQPAPEVEAPPAAEAPPIEPSPPAAEAPVPEGVGPAQSDEVPDPEVMEEARAARPQPEVGADWPFWGGNAQADRYSPLDQINTDNVGQLERAFVYRTGDMPEGSAEGKYAGETTPLKIGHQLVMCSAKNILISIDAATGEELWRHDPGVSNDAIPYSASCRGVSAYTAPDLGEDAACKTRIIEGTIDARLIAVDLATGEPCADFGNDGQVDLWEGIGEKVPGWYAVTAPPAIVRGIVVTGAQVKDGQAEDAPSGVVRGYDAVTGEFAWAWDLANPGVHDEPPEGETYTRGTPNMWTTATADEELGYVYLPLGNSSVDYYGSNRSDLENQWATSLVALNVLTGEPVWSFQTVRHDVWDYDLGSQASLLDFPTGEGTTVPAILLPSKQGDIYILDRATGEPLTPVGEVDAPVEGSVEPEFVSPTQPTSEWHTLRKDDLTERDMWGFTPIDQLWCRIQFRRAHYEGFYTPPSADRPWIQYPGYNGGSDWGSVAIDTDRGIIVANYNDVPNYNQLIPRDRADEMGLKPINEQEAGSSEGGRAEGAGDPQAGSPYAINVNAGWRNTGTGVPCTAPPYGGIRAIDLNTGETLWDTPIGTARRNGPFGIPSYLPMKIGTPNNGGSVVTAGGIIFIGAATDNLVRAIDIQTGETLWQDVLPAGGQANPISYEVDGQQYLLIAATGHHFMETPIGDYIIAYKLPN, from the coding sequence CAAGGCACCGACCCGGCCCCCGCGCCCGAACAGACCGCCCCGGCCGAGGCGCAGCCCGCCCCCGAGGTCGAGGCGCCCCCCGCCGCCGAAGCCCCCCCGATCGAGCCGTCGCCGCCCGCCGCCGAGGCCCCCGTTCCCGAAGGCGTCGGCCCCGCCCAATCCGACGAGGTTCCGGACCCCGAGGTGATGGAAGAGGCACGCGCCGCCCGTCCGCAGCCCGAGGTGGGCGCCGATTGGCCGTTCTGGGGCGGCAACGCGCAGGCGGACCGCTATTCCCCGCTGGATCAGATCAACACCGACAATGTCGGCCAGTTGGAGCGCGCCTTCGTCTATCGTACGGGCGACATGCCCGAGGGCAGCGCCGAGGGCAAATATGCCGGCGAGACGACGCCGCTGAAGATCGGTCATCAGCTGGTGATGTGCTCGGCCAAGAACATCCTCATCTCCATTGATGCGGCCACGGGCGAAGAGCTGTGGCGCCACGATCCGGGCGTGTCGAACGATGCGATCCCCTATTCCGCCTCCTGCCGCGGGGTATCGGCCTATACCGCGCCGGATCTGGGCGAGGATGCCGCCTGCAAGACGCGCATCATCGAAGGCACGATCGACGCACGCCTGATCGCGGTCGATCTGGCCACGGGCGAGCCTTGTGCCGATTTCGGCAATGACGGTCAGGTGGATCTGTGGGAAGGCATCGGCGAGAAGGTTCCCGGCTGGTACGCCGTGACCGCGCCCCCCGCCATCGTGCGCGGCATCGTCGTGACGGGCGCGCAGGTGAAGGACGGTCAGGCCGAAGACGCGCCCTCGGGTGTCGTGCGCGGCTATGACGCCGTGACGGGCGAATTCGCGTGGGCCTGGGATCTGGCCAATCCTGGGGTGCATGACGAACCGCCCGAGGGCGAGACCTACACCCGCGGCACCCCGAACATGTGGACCACCGCCACCGCCGACGAAGAGCTCGGCTATGTCTATCTGCCGCTCGGCAACTCCTCGGTCGATTACTACGGCTCCAACCGCTCGGATCTGGAGAACCAATGGGCGACCTCGCTCGTCGCGCTGAACGTCCTGACGGGGGAGCCGGTCTGGTCCTTCCAGACGGTGCGCCACGACGTCTGGGATTACGACCTCGGCAGTCAGGCCAGCCTTCTGGACTTCCCCACGGGCGAAGGCACCACGGTTCCGGCCATCCTGCTGCCCTCCAAGCAAGGGGACATCTACATCCTCGACCGCGCCACGGGCGAGCCGCTGACCCCGGTCGGCGAAGTCGATGCGCCGGTCGAAGGCAGCGTGGAGCCGGAATTCGTCTCTCCGACGCAGCCGACCTCGGAATGGCACACCCTGCGCAAGGATGACCTGACCGAGCGGGATATGTGGGGCTTCACCCCGATCGATCAGTTGTGGTGCCGCATCCAGTTCCGCCGCGCCCATTACGAAGGCTTCTACACGCCGCCGTCGGCCGACCGTCCGTGGATCCAGTATCCCGGGTACAACGGCGGATCGGACTGGGGTTCGGTCGCGATCGACACCGATCGCGGAATCATCGTCGCCAACTACAACGACGTTCCGAACTACAACCAGCTGATCCCGCGCGATCGGGCCGACGAAATGGGCCTGAAGCCGATCAACGAGCAAGAGGCCGGATCCTCCGAAGGGGGCCGTGCCGAAGGTGCGGGCGATCCGCAGGCGGGCTCCCCCTATGCGATCAACGTGAATGCCGGCTGGCGCAACACGGGCACGGGCGTGCCCTGCACCGCCCCGCCCTATGGCGGCATCCGTGCCATCGACCTGAACACCGGCGAGACGCTGTGGGATACCCCCATCGGCACCGCCCGGCGCAACGGTCCCTTCGGCATCCCGTCCTATCTGCCGATGAAGATCGGCACGCCCAACAATGGCGGTTCGGTCGTGACGGCGGGCGGCATCATCTTCATCGGGGCCGCGACGGACAATCTGGTGCGCGCGATCGACATCCAGACCGGCGAGACGCTGTGGCAGGACGTGCTGCCCGCAGGCGGTCAGGCCAACCCCATCTCCTATGAGGTGGATGGCCAGCAGTATCTGCTGATCGCGGCGACGGGGCACCACTTCATGGAAACCCCGATCGGCGACTACATCATCGCCTACAAGCTGCCGAACTAA
- a CDS encoding response regulator, protein MAAEQTGRVLIVEDELLVAMMMECHFQDLGYEVIGPALRLDHGLELARSADLDFAVLDVNLGATLSFPIADALARRDIPFCFATAHGRLCPDHRHAGVPMLDKPFMLDDLEDAMRSATRIAA, encoded by the coding sequence ATGGCAGCAGAGCAGACAGGGCGTGTCCTCATCGTCGAGGACGAGCTTCTTGTGGCGATGATGATGGAATGCCACTTTCAGGATTTGGGATATGAGGTGATCGGCCCGGCGCTGCGGCTCGATCACGGGCTGGAGCTGGCGCGCAGCGCGGATCTGGATTTCGCGGTGCTGGACGTGAACCTCGGGGCCACGCTGTCCTTCCCGATCGCCGATGCGTTGGCGCGGCGCGACATCCCCTTCTGCTTCGCCACCGCCCATGGTCGCCTCTGCCCCGATCACCGCCATGCGGGCGTTCCGATGCTGGACAAGCCCTTCATGCTGGACGATCTGGAGGATGCGATGCGCAGCGCCACACGGATTGCGGCCTGA